Genomic segment of Chryseobacterium culicis:
AAGAATTGGCGTAATTGATGTAGTCAAAATCCGTAGAAATATCAGATCCTAAAGAATCAATGGTATACTTATGATTAAGGTTGAATGAAAGATTGGTCCAGCGGTCATTCGATCTGTTGACGGTTGTAAATGAGCTTTCAGGAAGATGGCTGCTGCCCAGCGTCACATTGGAATTATCGCCATTGATATTGAATTTGTTCGAAACCAATCCTACAGAAAATCCAAGTACATTCTTATCATTCAGATAATAATCCATTCCCGCTTTGGCCACATGACTGTTGAACTTGAATTTCAGATAATTGTCCTGTACATAGGCTTTTTTAAAAGTATTGTTTTCATAGAAATTCCTGTCCAGTACCAGACCGTTATAAGCTTCTCTGTAGGCAAAGCTGTAGTTTCCGAAAATATTGATTTTTTTATTTCGGTGATTGATGCTGAAGCTGTTGTTGTTTTTTACGTATTTACCTGTTCCTAAAGACGTAGAAATACTTCCGTTGGTTCCTTTTCTCTGCTCTTTTTTAAGTTTAATATTGATGATTGCAGATCCCGATGCATCATATTTTGAAGACGGATTGGTAATGAACTCTATCTTTTCAATAGTGGAAGAAGGAATTCCCTTTAGATAATTGGCAAGATCACTTCCGGTCATGGGCGTGTTTTTACCATCTATCTGAATCAGCAGATTTCCTTTCCCTCGCAGACTGATATTATCGTTGTTATCGATATTCACTCCGGGAGCTTTTTCCAATACTTCAAAAGCAGAATTTCCGGTACTGGCAATGCTGTTTTCAACGTTCATGATCATTTTCCCGTCCTGTCTTTCAATCAAAGGTTTGGTTTTCGTGATGGTAACTCCTTCAATGGATTTTACACTCAAATCGATGGCCGTAAGAGTCTTGTTTTCGGTCAGTGAAATATTTTCCGAATGATAGACTTCCGAACCGTTTTTATTAATTTTTACTTGATACGTTCCTTCTTTTAACTCATTAAAATTAAACTTACCATTGCTATCCGCAATTTCTGTTTTGATTAATTTCTGATCTGCATCAAAGAGATTGATCTCCATCTGTTCTGCATTGCCGGATTTTATATTTCCTGACAAAGACAAACTCTGCGTGGTCTGCTGGGCGGAAAACCTGCTGGTACATACCATCAGCATCCAGACCAATAAGAGTAAAAATATTCTGGTCATAGCGTTTTACTTTTTAGGGGTGAGACAGTTTTCTGAAATTTTCAGTAAAGCTGAATACATCACTTCCATTTCTTTTTCGCTGATTCCCTTTAAAGCAGTGGTACGGTTCTTCTCTACAATATTCTGAACCTCTTTGATTACTTTTACCCCCGAATCTGTCACTTCCAGATGGGTTTTTCTTCGGTCTTCAGGATGAACATATCTTGTGATATATTCGGATTTTACCATTAAATCAATAATTCTTGTCACAGAAGCATTGTCCTTGAAAACAAGATCACCAATCTCATTCTGGGTAATTCCCGGGTTTTCCAGAATGGCTTTGATGATCAGCCACTGATCAATCGTAATGGTAAAACCATGGG
This window contains:
- a CDS encoding MarR family winged helix-turn-helix transcriptional regulator codes for the protein MEKLNSIIFYNIDKAIRAYRNYAQRQLKAHGFTITIDQWLIIKAILENPGITQNEIGDLVFKDNASVTRIIDLMVKSEYITRYVHPEDRRKTHLEVTDSGVKVIKEVQNIVEKNRTTALKGISEKEMEVMYSALLKISENCLTPKK